The Drosophila nasuta strain 15112-1781.00 chromosome 2L, ASM2355853v1, whole genome shotgun sequence genome window below encodes:
- the LOC132793417 gene encoding angiopoietin-related protein 6-like: MPPFGDYSGVHQLNVSGIGLFNVLCDSQLAGPGWIVIQQRVGGNENFNRDWVTYRKGFGVPESDFFLGLEKLHRITSLQRFELYIHLVARNGRTYNARYDDFKISDEDNGYALSLGKFNGTIIGDGMRWSENMKFTTFDHDNDKYGANCADSHESGWWYNSCSRCYLNVPYEHLLWWNNGIMYLKEVKMLIRPKEEMKK, from the exons ATGCCCCCCTTCGGAGATTATTCAGGAGTTCATCAACTAAATGTCTCTGGCATAGGTTTATTCAATGTTTTGTGCGATAGTCAGTTAGCTGGACCTGGATGGATTGTAATACAACAACGAGTTGGGGGAAATGAGAATTTCAATAGGGATTGGGTAACGTATCGCAAAGGTTTCGGCGTTCCTGAAAGTGATTTCTTTCTTGGATTAGAGAAACTACATCGTATCACGAGCTTGCAGCGTTTCGaactttacatacatttggttGCTCGGAATGGAAGAACCTACAACGCTCGTTATGACGACTTCAAAATATCTGATGAAGATAATGGATATGCACTGAGTTTGGGTAAATTCAATGGAACCATTATTGGGGATGGCATGAGATGGTCtgaaaacatgaaattcacaacattcgatcacgacaacgacaaataTGGTGCTAATTGCGCAGACTCGCATGAAAGTGGCTGGTGGTACAATTCTTGTTCTCGTtg TTATTTAAATGTACCATATGAACATCTACTTTGGTGGAACAATGGAATCATGTACCTTAAAGAAGTTAAGATGCTAATTCGGCCCAAAGAAGAGATGAAGAAGTGA
- the LOC132798322 gene encoding borealin isoform X2: protein MPRTKIPKNSKRNREAANREEKIRVYELKTDSIQLALEDKETRYKSMTDTAIQLIQSRLQSELCSMKMSEFLDIIAELEHFEDFKASDQTQHNATQSMCNSTINGGGGASNDGGSINCGSAIAANSRNDEEDSGMGGGAISITGSINNNISGSSNSVNAISTMSAYNGAAMRSARAMRTPGPLHSARARRERRSRSACGNKLGQAVGGVTTTNSSNSSSNAHRNSRSKLRTPMASRPKAFSADRTARKPRPTSSPSTPPMAFLRWPKPGEVALSQYGSPIVAQVMPDKFANVNIPIRNGVLSLRPRKLGEIKPDLLENLDADTLNQIKTLHENLQLIVDTASKAGLK, encoded by the exons atgcCACGCACAAAGATACCAAAGAATTCGAAACGGAACCGAGAGGCCGCCAATCGTGAGGAGAAAATACGCGTTTACGAATTGAAAACGGATTCCATACAATTGGCATTAGAGGATAAGGAGACGCGCTACAAATCAATGACTGACACAGCAATACAGCTAATACAATCGCGACTGCAATCCGAATTGTGCAGCATGAAGATGAGCGAATTTCTCGACATTATCGCAGAGCTTGAGCACTTCGAAGATTTCAAGGCCAGCGATCAAACGCAGCACAATGCCACCCAATCCATGTGCAACAGCACAATAAACGGCGGCGGTGGCGCCTCCAACGACGGTGGCAGCATCAATTGCGGCAGCGCCATTGCCGCAAACAGTCGCAACGATGAAG AGGACAGCGGCATGGGCGGAGGCGCCATCAGCATCACcggcagcatcaacaacaacatcagcggcagcagcaacagcgtcaATGCCATAAGCACAATGTCCGCTTACAACGGTGCCGCCATGCGCTCGGCGCGCGCTATGCGAACTCCTGGGCCGCTGCATTCGGCGCGTGCGCGCCGTGAACGTCGCAGTCGCTCCGCCTGTGGAAACAAGCTGGGGCAAGCAGTCGGCGGTGTCACAACtacgaacagcagcaactcgtCGTCGAATGCACATCGCAACTCGCGCAGCAAATTGCGCACTCCAATGGCCTCGCGTCCGAAGGCGTTCAGCGCGGATCGCACAGCTCGCAAGCCACGCCCAACATCCTCGCCTTCCACACCGCCCATGGCCTTTTTGCGGTGGCCCAAGCCGGGCGAGGTGGCGCTCTCCCAATACGGCAGTCCCATCGTAGCCCAAGT CATGCCGGATAAGTTTGCCAatgttaatataccaataaggAATGGCGTACTGTCGCTGCGACCGCGTAAATTGGGCGAAATAAAGCCGGATCTGCTCGAGAATCTAGATGCGGACACCCTTAACCAGATTAAGACATTGCACGAGAATTTACAATTGATTGTAGACACCGCCAGCAAGGCAGGATTAAAGTAG
- the LOC132798322 gene encoding borealin isoform X1, whose product MPRTKIPKNSKRNREAANREEKIRVYELKTDSIQLALEDKETRYKSMTDTAIQLIQSRLQSELCSMKMSEFLDIIAELEHFEDFKASDQTQHNATQSMCNSTINGGGGASNDGGSINCGSAIAANSRNDEGYLTEDSGMGGGAISITGSINNNISGSSNSVNAISTMSAYNGAAMRSARAMRTPGPLHSARARRERRSRSACGNKLGQAVGGVTTTNSSNSSSNAHRNSRSKLRTPMASRPKAFSADRTARKPRPTSSPSTPPMAFLRWPKPGEVALSQYGSPIVAQVMPDKFANVNIPIRNGVLSLRPRKLGEIKPDLLENLDADTLNQIKTLHENLQLIVDTASKAGLK is encoded by the exons atgcCACGCACAAAGATACCAAAGAATTCGAAACGGAACCGAGAGGCCGCCAATCGTGAGGAGAAAATACGCGTTTACGAATTGAAAACGGATTCCATACAATTGGCATTAGAGGATAAGGAGACGCGCTACAAATCAATGACTGACACAGCAATACAGCTAATACAATCGCGACTGCAATCCGAATTGTGCAGCATGAAGATGAGCGAATTTCTCGACATTATCGCAGAGCTTGAGCACTTCGAAGATTTCAAGGCCAGCGATCAAACGCAGCACAATGCCACCCAATCCATGTGCAACAGCACAATAAACGGCGGCGGTGGCGCCTCCAACGACGGTGGCAGCATCAATTGCGGCAGCGCCATTGCCGCAAACAGTCGCAACGATGAAG GCTACCTTACAGAGGACAGCGGCATGGGCGGAGGCGCCATCAGCATCACcggcagcatcaacaacaacatcagcggcagcagcaacagcgtcaATGCCATAAGCACAATGTCCGCTTACAACGGTGCCGCCATGCGCTCGGCGCGCGCTATGCGAACTCCTGGGCCGCTGCATTCGGCGCGTGCGCGCCGTGAACGTCGCAGTCGCTCCGCCTGTGGAAACAAGCTGGGGCAAGCAGTCGGCGGTGTCACAACtacgaacagcagcaactcgtCGTCGAATGCACATCGCAACTCGCGCAGCAAATTGCGCACTCCAATGGCCTCGCGTCCGAAGGCGTTCAGCGCGGATCGCACAGCTCGCAAGCCACGCCCAACATCCTCGCCTTCCACACCGCCCATGGCCTTTTTGCGGTGGCCCAAGCCGGGCGAGGTGGCGCTCTCCCAATACGGCAGTCCCATCGTAGCCCAAGT CATGCCGGATAAGTTTGCCAatgttaatataccaataaggAATGGCGTACTGTCGCTGCGACCGCGTAAATTGGGCGAAATAAAGCCGGATCTGCTCGAGAATCTAGATGCGGACACCCTTAACCAGATTAAGACATTGCACGAGAATTTACAATTGATTGTAGACACCGCCAGCAAGGCAGGATTAAAGTAG
- the LOC132792151 gene encoding borealin: protein MPRTKVPKKRTRYQVRLEAEIAERQRLAGVKLDAALQKIDELGKHSKQQVDNQLQLLMARMPQQMLQMKWSDLYKLQLQRFEHFQFKSPAPPPTPRSHSNCTRGRLRTPQSSRSQVQSVDRAGAMLKRDDNLPAFTLLRWPKPGEVALSTGGSPLAVQTFPDRCANVHIPTKVGVLKLEAQKLADVKREVLQQLDASTLNQIKTLSSNLHKIVDIATKIQASKK, encoded by the exons ATGCCACGCACCAAAGTGCCTAAGAAACGTACACGCTACCAGGTGCGTCTGGAGGCGGAAATCGCAGAGCGTCAACGTCTCGCTGGTGTCAAGCTGGACGCAGCGCTGCAGAAGATTGATGAGTTGGGCAAGCACAGCAAGCAGCAGGTGGACAATCAATTGCAGCTGTTGATGGCTCGCATGCCGCAGCAAATGCTGCAGATGAAATGGAGCGATCTTTACAAGCTGCAGCTACAACGCTTTGAGCATTTTCAGTTCAAAT CTCCAGCTCCTCCGCCAACTCCACGCAGTCACTCCAATTGTACCCGGGGACGTCTACGCACTCCACAATCTTCTCGCAGCCAAGTGCAGTCCGTGGACAGAGCGGGCGCCATGCTTAAGCGCGACGACAATTTGCCAGCCTTCACCTTACTCCGCTGGCCCAAACCCGGCGAAGTGGCGCTCTCCACAGGCGGCAGTCCATTGGCAGTGCAAAC CTTTCCAGATCGCTGTGCCAACGTCCATATTCCCACCAAGGTGGGCGTCCTTAAGTTGGAGGCCCAGAAATTGGCGGATGTGAAACGTGAGGTGCTCCAGCAGCTGGATGCGTCCACATTGAATCAAATCAAGACATTGAGCTCCAATCTGCACAAGATTGTCGATATTGCCACCAAAATACAAGCCAGCAAAAAATAG
- the LOC132798670 gene encoding general transcription factor 3C polypeptide 5 encodes MSRQLNFKLGQEYELIEYPGRVVNIDRMEATLGGIVNISKVLNDEKKRLELRFHPDNPYNKPTFGDCTDKSGVLLSVKVRRHKRDKTRPPQHFVRLLGYCSRSFSFESLCDFQYLPLWHQPKSNDALAAEELSYAMPLVKPQDVTDLEFFKCKQSQLLCLPELFARVDIVHAGNFRIDEADDGQQEVLGVVAKTTYDNHDIVPFSMQDTFPTQPDAQILKRLKVKYVSDEQFMRVKKLFAESPVWTRIALLYESGVTNDKLKCIIPSLAFYFSNGPWRSLYVRYGYDPRKDFKSRHYQTFDFRLRFGSGVSEFVYCRKSAKQKMLLTGGAAEDSKNDLVQNIDYPYFEEHKLPRSRQCMLRYCDVRLPKIQEMLEKIPTPLTGAVCNERTGWLPPSFDSQVRQVVCATISELLRNHYRKEHLTAEVDAVPQADVDAEGEGEGEGEEEYYAEDEDMDMEESTANESFDDKNIEQLLTNMTS; translated from the exons atgtCGCGGCAACTAAACTTCAAGCTTGGTCAGGAATATGAACTTATTGAATATCCCGGACGTGTTGTCAACATTGACCGAATGGAGGCAACACTTGGAGGCATTGTAAACATATCAAAG GTTTTGAATGATGAGAAGAAGCGCTTGGAGTTGCGCTTCCATCCGGATAATCCATACAATAAGCCCACCTTTGGCGACTGCACCGATAAATCGGGTGTGCTGCTGTCGGTGAAAGTGAGGCGCCACAAACGGGACAAGACGCGACCGCCACAGCATTTTGTGCGCTTGCTGGGCTACTGCAGTCGCAGCTTCTCCTTTGAAT CACTTTGTGACTTTCAGTATCTGCCGCTGTGGCATCAGCCCAAGAGCAACGATGCGCTCGCTGCCGAAGAGCTAAGCTATGCGATGCCGCTAGTGAAACCACAAGATGTCACCGACTTGGAGTTCTTCAA ATGCAAGCAATCACAGCTGCTTTGTTTGCCGGAACTCTTTGCACGCGTTGACATCGTGCATGCCGGCAACTTTCGCATCGATGAGGCGGACGATGGGCAACAGGAAGTGCTCGGTGTGGTGGCCAAGACCACATATGACAATCACGACATTGTGCCGTTTAGCATGCAGGACACATTTCCCACACAGCCCGATGCACAAATTCTCAAACGCCTCAAGGTCAAATATGTTTCCGATGAGCAATTTATGCGCGTGAAGAAACTATTCGCCGAGAGTCCTGTCTGGACAAGAATAGCCCTGCTCTACGAGTCCGGGGTGACCAATGATAAGCTCAAGTGCATCATACCCTCTTTGGCCTTCTACTTTAGTAACGGTCCTTGGCGCTCGCTCTATGTGCGCTATGGCTACGATCCGCGCAAGGATTTCAAGAGTCGTCACTACCAGACCTTTGATTTTCGGCTGCGTTTCGGCTCCGGTGTGTCTGAGTTTGTCTATTGCCGCAAGTCCGCGAAACAAAAGATGTTGCTAACTGGCGGCGCAGCTGAAGATTCGAAGAATGATCTCGTACAAAACATTGATTATCCATATTTCGAGGAGCACAAACTGCCGCGTTCACGCCAATGTATGCTGCGCTATTGCGATGTGCGTCTGCCCAAAATACAGGAAATGCTGGAGAAGATTCCCACACCACTAACTGGCGCTGTGTGCAATGAACGCACTGGCTGGTTGCCTCCCAGCTTTGATTCGCAGGTGCGACAAGTTGTCTGCGCCACCATCAGCGAACTGCTCCGCAATCACTATCGCAAGGAGCATCTCACTGCGGAGGTGGATGCGGTCCCACAAGCTGATGTCGATGCTGAAGGAGAGGGGGAGGGTGAAGGCGAGGAGGAGTACTATGCAGAGGATgaggacatggacatggaagAAAGCACCGCCAATGAGTCCTTCGACGACAAAAACATCGAGCAGCTGCTCACCAATATGACAAGCTAA
- the LOC132798284 gene encoding asparagine--tRNA ligase, cytoplasmic: MPTEQLAELTIGALFTSEKRGSDDSGDGSELKPYKTILQAMRHAGKEPFPTIYVDSKDPKASELYEPAAKSQLKKIQKLFVREGHKNAEKQQREAEDAEKRQQNLEEARKVKIAEDPSWPVAKRIRILEGAEHRNTRVKLYGWVHRLRRQGKSLIFITLRDGTGFLQCVLNDLLCQTYEALTLSTESTVLLYGTLKLVPEGKTAPGGHELHVDYWELIGLAPPGGADAILNEEAQPDVQLDNRHIMIRGENTSKVLKMRSVVMQAFRAHYFARGYNEVTPPTLVQTQVEGGSTLFKLQYFGEEAYLTQSSQLYLETCLPALGDVFTIAQSYRAEQSRTRRHLAEYTHIEAEFPFVTFDDLLDRLEDLVTDVVDRVLKSPYGYLVGELNPDFKPPKKPFRRMAYTDAIKWLKENNVTKDDGTFYEFGEDIPEAPERKMTDTINEPILLIKFPAEIKSFYMSRCAEDNRLTESVDVLLPNVGEIVGGSMRIFDSAELLKGYEREGIDPKPYYWYTDQRIYGTMPHGGYGLGLERFLCWLLNRYHIREVCLYPRFLDRCKP; the protein is encoded by the exons ATGCCTACAGAACAGCTGGCTGAGCTAACAATTG GTGCGCTTTTCACGTCGGAAAAGCGTGGCAGCGACGACTCCGGCGATGGCAGCGAGTTGAAGCCCTACAAGACGATTCTGCAGGCGATGCGTCATGCAGGAAAGGAACCCTTCCCCACAATCTATGTGGACAGCAAAGACCCCAAGGCCAGCGAGCTTTACGAGCCGGCAGCCAAATCGCAGCTGAAGAAGATACAAAAGCTGTTTGTGCGTGAGGGACACAAGAATGCCGAGAAGCAACAACGCGAAGCGGAAGATGCAGAGAAGCGTCAACAGAATCTGGAGGAGGCGCGCAAAGTGAAGATCGCCGAGGATCCCAGCTGGCCAGTGGCAAAGCGCATTCGTATCCTCGAAGGTGCCGAGCATCGCAACACTCGGGTTAAGCTCTATGGTTGGGTGCATCGCTTGCGTCGTCAGGGCAAATCGTTGATCTTCATCACTCTTCGCGATGGCACCGGATTCTTGCAGTGTGTGCTCAATGATCTGTTGTGTCAGACCTACGAGGCGCTGACGCTGAGCACCGAGAGCACTGTGCTGCTCTATGGCACCTTAAAGCTAGTACCCGAGGGCAAAACAGCTCCAGGTGGCCATGAATTGCATGTGGATTACTGGGAACTGATTGGCTTGGCGCCTCCAGGCGGTGCTGATGCCATTCTCAACGAGGAGGCACAACCCGATGTGCAGCTGGACAACAGGCACATCATGATTCGTGGCGAGAACACCTCAAAGGTGCTGAAGATGCGCTCGGTGGTCATGCAGGCATTCCGTGCCCATTACTTTGCGCGTGGCTACAACGAGGTCACTCCTCCAACCTTGGTGCAAACCCAAGTCGAGGGCGGTTCGACGCTGTTCAAGCTGCAGTATTTCGGCGAGGAAGCGTATTTGACCCAGAGCTCGCAATTGTATCTGGAGACTTGTTTGCCGGCGCTGGGCGATGTCTTCACCATTGCCCAGAGCTATCGTGCGGAGCAGAGTCGCACTCGTCGCCATTTGGCCGAATACACGCACATAGAGGCCGAGTTTCCGTTTGTCACATTCGACGATTTGTTGGATCGTTTGGAGGATCTGGTCACCGATGTTGTGGATCGTGTGTTGAAGTCACCATACGGTTATCTAGTTGGCGAACTCAATCCCGACTTTAAGCCGCCCAAGAAGCCATTCAGACGCATGGCTTACACGGATGCCATCAAATGGCTGAAGGAGAACAATGTGACCAAGGATGATGGCACCTTCTACGAGTTTGGCGAGGATATTCCCGAGGCTCCCGAGCGCAAAATGACTGATACCATCAACGAGCCCATTTTGCTGATTAAATTCCCAGCCGAGATTAAGTCCTTCTACATGTCACGCTGCGCCGAGGACAATCGCCTCACGGAGAGCGTGGATGTGCTGCTGCCAAATGTGGGCGAGATTGTGGGTGGCTCCATGAGGATCTTCGATAGCGCCGAGCTGCTGAAGGGCTACGAACGCGAGGGCATCGATCCCAAGCCCTACTATTGGTACACGGATCAACGCATCTACGGCACAATGCCACATGGCGGATACGGATTGGGCTTGGAGCGCTTCCTCTGCTGGCTGCTCAATCGCTATCACATTCGCGAGGTCTGCTTGTATCCACGCTTCCTCGACAGATGCAAGCCCTAA
- the LOC132798286 gene encoding dynactin subunit 6, which produces MPVENNIKILPKSVVCDESTLTGDITFSTGCVVHPSATVIAEAGPIIFGENCIIEEYATIAHELAEGASWDANNILSIGSHNVFEVGCTVKAARIGDKNVFESKSFVGKGVTVSSGCVIGAGIRMRTVQLLPENTIVYGQQALQREAIDKQGSQTLQIDFLRKVLPNYHHLRKPNYDPKKARSVV; this is translated from the exons atgcccGTAGAAAACAA CATTAAAATCCTGCCCAAGTCAGTGGTGTGCGATGAAAGCACACTAACCGGTGACATCACCTTCTCCACTGGCTGCGTCGTCCATCCCAGTGCAACAGTCATCGCTGAAGCGGGACCCATAATATTTGGCGAAAACTGCATCATCGAGGAGTATGCAACTATTGCACATGAATTAGCCGAAGGTGCCAGCTGGGACGCCAACAACATACTGAGTATTGGCAGTCACAATGTCTTCGAGGTCGGTTGCACGGTTAAAGCAGCGCGCATTGGCGACAAGAATGTCTTCGAGAGCAAAAGTTTTGTGGGCAAAGGTGTGACAGTATCCAGCGGCTGTGTGATTGGCGCCGGGATTCGAATGCGCACTGTGCAATTGTTGCCGGAGAATACAATTGTTTATGGACAGCAGGCGCTGCAACGGGAAGCAATTGATAAACAAGGTTCACAGACACTCCAAATTGACTTTTTGCGTAAAGTTCTGCCCAATTATCATCATTTGCGCAAGCCCAACTATGATCCCAAGAAGGCGCGCAGCGTCGTCTAG
- the LOC132798287 gene encoding probable DNA-directed RNA polymerases I and III subunit RPAC2, whose translation MGALAELAGDEKNGDGSRTFVFMNESHTLGNALKTIIARYPEVDFCGYTIPHPTEQKLHFRIQSHRERAIDLLKRGLEDLEALCDHTIETFEKEINSFNAKDVEIN comes from the exons ATGGGCGCTTTGGCAGAG TTGGCAGGTGATGAGAAGAACGGCGATGGCTCCCGCACTTTTGTGTTCATGAACGAAAGTCACACGCTGGGCAACGCTTTGAAGACGATAATTGCTCGCTACCCGGAGGTGGATTTCTGTGGCTACACGATACCGCATCCCACCGAGCAGAAGCTGCATTTTCGCATACAATCGCATCGCGAGCGTGCTATAGATTTGCTGAAGCGAGGACTGGAAGATTTGGAGGCGTTATGTGATCATACAATAGAAACGTTTGAGAAGGAGATAAATAGCTTTAATGCAAAGGATGTGGAGattaattaa